From one Fulvitalea axinellae genomic stretch:
- a CDS encoding sulfatase-like hydrolase/transferase: MKEQNKTFESARRNFLKKMGLGTGALAVGGGLSSCEEKHSEEKAGTAHKEPVNPKARRIVFIMTDTTRWDMIGAYGREGMRTPNIDKFASEGTRFNLAYSVSPVCGPARSAIFTGTYPSTNGVWGNNLPLGDNIRTVGKRFTDYGYRSAFIGKWHLDGYDYFGNGKCPDGYEPEYWYDMRTYLEELSDDDRKKSRDVGTIHKGDGIDSSFTFGHRVTDRAIDFLDNSKDDDFLLTVSYDEPHHPFLMPKEFADLYKGYKFQQGPKRNDNLKDKPAYQSWWAKGEHLETKEEHFEHPFFLACNTYIDQQIGRLVDKINETCPDALVIFTSDHGDMMGAHNLKGKGPAIYDDISRIPFIVRWPGHVKAGAESDVPISHISVTPTLLDVAGIPVPDHMQGKSIVPTLEEDKPVTDAVFMEFGRFEVNHDGFGAFQPYRAVFDGRYKLAIHLLSDKDEMYDMQNDPDEMKNLIASEAHTEIRNRLHDRILKEQGETRDPFRGTYWAVRPWRNDIEHSWEYTRITRSRKDCGYEPMPVDYNTGLEITKDDYTRVKGLDKKK; this comes from the coding sequence ATGAAAGAACAAAATAAGACTTTTGAAAGCGCCCGGCGCAATTTCCTTAAAAAAATGGGACTCGGCACAGGGGCTTTGGCCGTCGGCGGAGGGTTGTCGTCTTGCGAAGAAAAACATTCGGAAGAAAAGGCCGGCACAGCGCATAAAGAACCCGTTAATCCCAAAGCCCGTAGGATCGTTTTCATCATGACGGACACCACGCGTTGGGATATGATAGGCGCTTACGGGCGCGAAGGGATGCGGACGCCGAATATAGACAAATTCGCCTCGGAAGGAACCCGCTTTAACCTTGCCTATAGCGTTTCCCCGGTTTGTGGCCCCGCGCGTTCGGCGATTTTTACGGGCACATATCCAAGTACCAACGGCGTTTGGGGAAACAATCTTCCCCTGGGCGACAATATCCGGACCGTAGGAAAACGTTTTACGGATTACGGTTACCGTTCGGCATTTATCGGCAAATGGCACCTTGACGGCTATGACTATTTCGGTAACGGAAAATGCCCCGACGGCTACGAACCGGAGTATTGGTACGATATGCGGACCTATCTGGAAGAACTCTCGGATGACGACCGCAAGAAGTCCCGTGATGTAGGCACAATACACAAAGGCGACGGTATAGATTCGTCCTTTACTTTCGGCCACCGTGTTACGGATAGAGCCATAGATTTTCTGGATAATTCCAAGGATGACGATTTCCTTTTAACGGTGTCTTATGATGAACCGCACCATCCATTCCTGATGCCCAAAGAGTTTGCGGACCTATACAAAGGTTATAAATTTCAACAAGGCCCAAAACGAAACGATAACCTAAAGGACAAGCCGGCATACCAAAGTTGGTGGGCCAAGGGAGAACATCTGGAAACAAAAGAGGAACATTTCGAGCATCCGTTCTTTTTGGCTTGCAATACCTATATAGATCAGCAAATTGGGCGATTGGTCGATAAGATAAACGAGACTTGTCCCGATGCTCTGGTAATATTCACTTCCGATCACGGCGATATGATGGGCGCCCATAACCTGAAAGGAAAAGGCCCCGCAATCTACGACGACATCAGCCGTATTCCGTTTATAGTCCGTTGGCCGGGACACGTAAAGGCCGGGGCAGAATCAGATGTGCCCATATCGCATATCAGTGTCACTCCTACCCTTCTTGATGTCGCAGGTATTCCCGTGCCCGACCATATGCAAGGCAAAAGCATCGTGCCCACATTGGAAGAAGACAAGCCCGTCACCGACGCCGTGTTTATGGAATTCGGCCGTTTCGAGGTAAACCACGACGGTTTCGGCGCGTTCCAACCCTACCGGGCCGTATTTGACGGACGCTATAAGCTGGCCATACACCTTCTCTCGGATAAGGACGAGATGTATGATATGCAAAACGACCCTGACGAGATGAAAAACCTAATAGCCAGCGAGGCCCACACCGAAATCCGTAATCGTCTGCATGATAGAATTCTAAAAGAACAAGGCGAAACCCGGGACCCATTCCGCGGAACGTATTGGGCCGTAAGGCCATGGCGAAATGATATTGAGCATTCGTGGGAATATACCCGCATTACCCGCTCGCGCAAAGACTGCGGCTACGAACCAATGCCCGTGGACTATAACACCGGGTTGGAAATAACCAAAGATGATTACACAAGGGTTAAAGGATTGGATAAAAAGAAATAA
- a CDS encoding D-cysteine desulfhydrase family protein, which produces MIKTFEKVKLLNRETSLEFLPNLSRELGPDIYVKRDDEGGRGGGGNKLRKYERIIADAISKDCDTLIIAGHYQSNAARALIGVARQLNLRPVVVCKEMVPEQNPSFNENGNSLLMKLMAADIVSINKEDDFQTEMGKVARRLEAEGRKPYIIPFGGSNTLGSMGYVDCANEIQNQFENINNDGPDYVVTALGSGGTMAGLVAGFSNTKTKVVGFSVLHKDDTVNKIVEGLAGEILPKGSSLDYEINTDFVGEGYGFPTDKGIESIKLLAELEGLFLCPVYTGKAMAGLIDFTRSNRIRKGDTVVFVHTGGMPLVHGYYNRF; this is translated from the coding sequence ATGATAAAGACATTCGAAAAGGTCAAGTTGCTGAACAGGGAAACTTCCCTTGAATTTTTACCGAACCTTTCCCGTGAATTGGGGCCTGATATTTACGTTAAAAGAGACGACGAGGGCGGAAGAGGCGGTGGCGGCAACAAACTGCGCAAATATGAGCGCATTATCGCCGACGCTATTTCGAAAGACTGCGATACGCTGATAATTGCGGGACATTATCAATCAAACGCGGCCCGGGCTTTGATCGGCGTAGCGCGACAACTAAACCTTAGGCCTGTAGTGGTTTGCAAAGAGATGGTTCCCGAGCAAAACCCGAGTTTTAACGAAAACGGGAACTCGCTTTTGATGAAGCTTATGGCCGCCGATATAGTCTCGATAAACAAAGAGGACGATTTCCAGACGGAAATGGGGAAGGTAGCGCGAAGATTGGAAGCGGAAGGGCGAAAACCGTATATCATACCCTTTGGAGGATCCAATACGCTGGGCTCGATGGGGTATGTGGATTGTGCGAACGAAATACAAAATCAATTTGAAAATATAAATAATGACGGACCGGATTATGTGGTCACCGCCTTAGGTAGCGGAGGCACTATGGCCGGGCTCGTGGCCGGATTTTCAAACACTAAAACGAAAGTCGTCGGCTTTAGCGTATTGCATAAAGACGATACGGTAAACAAGATTGTGGAAGGCCTAGCCGGAGAGATTTTACCAAAGGGCTCTTCCCTTGATTACGAAATCAACACTGACTTTGTTGGCGAAGGCTATGGCTTCCCAACCGATAAGGGAATAGAATCAATTAAGCTTTTGGCAGAATTGGAAGGTTTGTTTCTATGTCCAGTATATACTGGCAAAGCAATGGCCGGGCTTATCGATTTTACCCGATCAAACAGGATAAGAAAAGGGGATACTGTGGTATTTGTGCATACTGGTGGTATGCCTTTGGTTCATGGGTATTATAATCGGTTTTAG
- a CDS encoding methyltransferase gives MPTYNYIYSFNYPENESDLCKLESRHIFDTEEKDKMLFSDIKIDPSSSAFIKKRVDVSLYSDNYEELIRKIEEENIRIDGFKVEYVVLEGDATEYSERLEKLRDVGFAIKAAPDYYKPKIMFALCYHDGTWFFGTLIKDDFEWHKHNQKPCSFSNSIGQIVAKALVNIASRGIKDNTLIDSCCGVGTVLLEACFSGFDIEGCDINWKAYKHTKTNLEHYNYSATVYRSDIKDIHKKYDAAIIDLPYNMYAYSNDEITANIIESTSKIANRIVIVSTSDIEGIITKADLTISDTCVINKAGSLRFARKIWVCEKHE, from the coding sequence ATGCCGACTTATAACTATATATACTCCTTCAATTACCCCGAAAACGAGAGCGATTTATGCAAGCTCGAATCGAGACATATATTTGATACGGAAGAGAAAGACAAAATGCTTTTCTCTGATATTAAGATCGATCCTTCCAGTAGCGCGTTTATCAAAAAAAGAGTTGACGTTAGCTTGTATTCGGATAACTACGAGGAGCTAATCCGCAAAATAGAAGAAGAGAATATCCGAATCGACGGGTTCAAGGTCGAATATGTGGTGCTTGAGGGCGACGCTACGGAATATTCGGAAAGGCTTGAAAAACTGCGGGATGTGGGCTTCGCCATAAAGGCGGCACCCGATTATTATAAACCGAAAATCATGTTCGCACTGTGTTACCATGACGGGACTTGGTTTTTCGGAACGTTGATAAAGGATGATTTCGAATGGCATAAGCATAACCAAAAACCCTGTTCGTTTAGCAACTCGATAGGCCAGATTGTGGCCAAGGCCCTGGTCAATATCGCTTCGCGAGGCATTAAGGACAATACCTTGATAGACTCTTGTTGCGGCGTGGGCACGGTGCTATTGGAGGCGTGCTTTTCCGGCTTTGATATCGAAGGATGCGATATAAACTGGAAGGCTTACAAGCATACAAAAACGAATCTGGAGCATTATAATTATTCGGCGACTGTATACCGTTCCGATATCAAGGATATTCACAAAAAATACGATGCCGCCATTATCGATTTGCCGTACAATATGTACGCTTACTCGAATGATGAGATCACTGCGAATATTATCGAGTCCACATCGAAAATAGCAAACCGGATAGTTATTGTTTCCACTTCTGATATAGAGGGAATTATCACAAAGGCCGATCTGACAATTTCAGATACTTGTGTTATCAATAAGGCCGGTAGCCTTCGGTTTGCAAGGAAAATTTGGGTCTGTGAGAAGCATGAGTAG
- a CDS encoding AraC family transcriptional regulator, giving the protein MSRSIKNIPIRKICPEEEAVNFAKHVRFLKLKDLLGGKGMSQSIHRHDFFFLLFIQKGSGNHRIDFVSYPIWDNTLFFMRPGQVHEIELKAGAEGYILEFSPRVFYIANERTPDMIRKLGRNNLFNLSVDSRKNIEFLFDKMGKELESGSIFYEDAFKNCLGLLLIEILRLESVESRTERSYQQERLDELCDLVDQNISTGKKVSDYAEMMNLSSFQLNNITKSILGKTCSALINEQIVLESKRQLLATSNQINEIAFAMGFEDVSYFSRFFKKHTGHTPTELRENFK; this is encoded by the coding sequence ATGTCTCGATCTATTAAAAATATCCCGATAAGAAAAATATGCCCTGAAGAGGAAGCCGTAAACTTCGCCAAGCATGTCCGATTTCTAAAACTGAAGGATTTGCTTGGCGGAAAAGGTATGTCGCAGAGTATTCATAGGCACGATTTCTTTTTCTTACTGTTTATCCAAAAAGGAAGCGGAAATCATCGGATTGATTTCGTTTCTTATCCAATATGGGATAATACGCTGTTTTTTATGCGTCCGGGACAGGTGCATGAGATTGAACTGAAGGCGGGGGCGGAAGGCTATATACTGGAGTTTAGTCCTAGGGTTTTCTATATCGCAAATGAACGGACGCCCGATATGATCCGTAAATTGGGGCGAAATAACTTGTTTAACCTAAGCGTAGATTCCCGTAAAAACATCGAGTTTCTTTTCGACAAAATGGGAAAAGAACTGGAGTCGGGATCAATCTTTTATGAAGACGCTTTCAAAAACTGCTTAGGACTATTGTTAATCGAAATTTTGCGTTTGGAATCGGTTGAGAGTAGAACGGAACGATCTTATCAACAGGAACGCCTCGATGAGTTATGTGATTTGGTTGATCAGAATATATCGACCGGAAAAAAGGTAAGTGACTACGCCGAAATGATGAACCTTAGTTCTTTCCAATTAAATAACATCACGAAATCGATACTGGGAAAAACGTGTTCGGCGCTTATCAACGAACAAATCGTTTTGGAATCCAAAAGACAATTATTGGCAACGTCAAATCAGATTAATGAGATCGCTTTCGCAATGGGTTTTGAGGACGTATCCTACTTTTCCCGATTTTTTAAGAAACACACGGGGCATACACCAACCGAATTGAGGGAGAACTTCAAATAA
- a CDS encoding MFS transporter, which yields MTLPKHRTPQGALACLALCVTLASLGTSIANVALPELARFFSVSVQGAQWIVLAYLLPLTVLVVNAGKIGDLLGRRKVLLFGLALFVFASLLCGFTPWYWALLLSRGAQGIGAAVLMALTLAVIRDIVPREKMGGAMGLIGTMSAIGTALGPSLGGFLVSVWGWRSLFFVLSPLGLLVLVLAYFYLPKDHEREKSSPAFDGLGTLFLAFTLLCYSLAMTVNRTAFGTENIAMLLLGVLALGLFIRIENKASFPLLKPELFADKQFVFNLLSNTVVASVMMSTLVVGPFYLSISLGLDEKDIGLVMASGPVMASISGVPAGMAVNRWGVKHTMLAGLGLMLLGSLSIIYFPDLFGPTGYVMALALLTPGYQMFQAANNTAVMMDTHTDQRGLIAAMLTLFRNVGLITGASVMGGIFAFSAGSAPLESLGPEAVSMGMGITFIVASSLVFICLLVAVFGIDQAIGTEALRTNKIKSNA from the coding sequence ATGACTTTACCAAAACACCGTACACCACAAGGCGCTCTTGCCTGTTTGGCGCTCTGCGTTACACTCGCCTCTTTGGGCACCAGTATCGCCAATGTGGCATTACCCGAATTAGCCCGTTTTTTTTCTGTTTCCGTCCAAGGGGCTCAATGGATCGTATTGGCATACCTGTTACCATTGACGGTTTTGGTTGTGAACGCAGGCAAAATCGGAGATTTGTTGGGACGGCGTAAAGTATTGTTGTTTGGCCTAGCGCTATTTGTTTTCGCTTCACTCCTATGCGGTTTCACCCCTTGGTATTGGGCTTTACTTTTGTCTAGGGGGGCGCAAGGTATCGGCGCAGCGGTTTTAATGGCGCTTACTTTGGCTGTGATACGTGATATAGTGCCGAGAGAAAAAATGGGTGGTGCTATGGGACTGATAGGGACCATGTCCGCAATAGGCACGGCTTTAGGGCCGTCTTTAGGCGGTTTTTTGGTTTCCGTTTGGGGTTGGAGATCTTTGTTTTTTGTTTTGTCCCCTCTAGGTCTTCTTGTCTTGGTGTTGGCGTATTTTTATCTCCCTAAAGACCATGAAAGAGAAAAGTCCTCTCCCGCTTTTGACGGACTGGGCACATTGTTTCTGGCCTTTACACTTCTTTGTTATTCACTTGCCATGACGGTTAACCGAACCGCTTTCGGTACGGAAAACATAGCCATGTTACTTTTGGGCGTTTTGGCCCTCGGCTTATTTATTCGAATTGAGAACAAAGCCTCGTTTCCTTTACTAAAGCCCGAGTTATTCGCCGATAAGCAGTTCGTATTTAATCTATTGTCCAATACCGTTGTGGCGTCTGTTATGATGTCCACTTTGGTGGTGGGACCCTTTTATCTGTCGATAAGCCTTGGGCTGGATGAGAAAGATATCGGACTTGTAATGGCCTCCGGTCCCGTGATGGCTTCTATCAGCGGTGTGCCGGCCGGAATGGCGGTAAACCGTTGGGGCGTAAAGCATACGATGCTCGCCGGGCTTGGGCTGATGTTGTTGGGTAGCCTTTCGATTATTTATTTTCCTGATCTTTTCGGACCGACAGGTTATGTTATGGCTTTGGCGTTGTTGACACCGGGATACCAGATGTTTCAGGCCGCCAATAATACAGCGGTGATGATGGATACCCATACAGATCAAAGAGGCCTAATCGCGGCTATGTTGACATTATTTCGGAATGTGGGTCTGATTACCGGCGCTTCTGTGATGGGCGGTATTTTTGCTTTTTCCGCTGGGTCCGCACCGTTAGAATCTTTGGGGCCGGAAGCGGTGTCCATGGGAATGGGTATCACGTTTATCGTGGCCAGTAGTTTGGTTTTTATATGCTTGCTTGTAGCCGTTTTTGGAATAGATCAGGCTATCGGGACGGAAGCGTTGCGCACAAATAAAATAAAAAGCAATGCCTAA
- a CDS encoding DUF2490 domain-containing protein yields MIRLSIVPFLASLFLLASSSVTVGQTVDQFNSWWFYSGKYILSDHYSMRTLYAWSRHDFVNVWQQSKLRMGIERRISRNFNAGAGYEWVVLFPYGEHPVPEKRTEHRVYEEITFKTKQGRFGLNTGILLEHRFMERNRRDRLRFKVGANFPWLRLKSGKNESGSQSLGIVCYNQFFINLGSAAKNVTLGQNRIYIGLDFQIIKGVKLGLGYMNQLIRIKENKAENNHTIVVGFSHKMDFTKK; encoded by the coding sequence ATGATAAGGCTAAGTATAGTTCCGTTTCTGGCGTCGCTTTTTCTTTTGGCGTCGTCATCCGTAACCGTCGGCCAAACAGTTGACCAATTTAACTCTTGGTGGTTTTATTCGGGAAAATATATACTATCCGATCATTACAGTATGCGGACCCTTTACGCTTGGAGCAGACATGATTTTGTGAACGTCTGGCAACAATCGAAACTAAGAATGGGAATAGAACGCCGTATATCCCGAAATTTCAATGCTGGGGCGGGTTATGAATGGGTGGTGCTGTTTCCGTACGGGGAACACCCTGTGCCCGAGAAACGAACGGAGCATCGAGTTTATGAGGAAATTACATTCAAAACCAAACAGGGAAGGTTCGGATTAAATACCGGTATCCTGTTGGAGCATAGGTTTATGGAGCGAAACAGACGAGATCGCCTGCGTTTTAAAGTAGGGGCAAATTTTCCTTGGCTAAGATTAAAAAGCGGAAAAAACGAATCGGGATCCCAGTCGCTTGGAATTGTTTGTTATAACCAGTTTTTCATAAACTTGGGATCAGCCGCAAAGAACGTGACATTAGGGCAAAACCGTATTTATATAGGCCTGGATTTTCAAATTATAAAGGGTGTAAAACTAGGGCTTGGGTACATGAATCAGCTTATTCGTATCAAAGAAAACAAAGCGGAGAATAACCATACAATTGTTGTAGGCTTTTCACACAAGATGGATTTTACTAAAAAATAA
- a CDS encoding BF3164 family lipoprotein: MRFLLIAVIFFLCLSCTEEKPTHRNLLDEFAKQIEVKTKLEHHFSDSLGKPMKVIARGQVVIIQEKMGDHHFSLFTKKGKLLRKFGKKGRGPEEISHPNSLEFLNDQTLMVYDSRRRNLILFSMDSLLEGSNRYVSQVLDFSSRDAEDPYRYRSLTHLKSGIFVGECVSERGELGLSNKEGETMKIVRPPRSIPVELEQQNVAIKSLIFQHRI, from the coding sequence ATGAGATTTTTACTTATTGCTGTCATTTTTTTTCTTTGTCTGTCATGTACAGAAGAAAAGCCGACTCATAGGAACTTATTGGATGAATTTGCCAAACAGATTGAGGTCAAAACCAAATTAGAACACCACTTTAGTGATTCTCTGGGCAAACCTATGAAGGTTATCGCTAGGGGACAGGTGGTTATTATACAGGAAAAAATGGGGGATCACCATTTTTCTCTTTTTACCAAAAAAGGAAAGTTGCTACGCAAATTCGGAAAAAAGGGAAGGGGTCCCGAAGAGATTTCTCACCCAAATTCTTTAGAGTTTTTGAACGACCAAACATTAATGGTTTATGACAGTAGGCGTCGGAACCTAATTTTGTTTTCAATGGACAGTTTGTTGGAGGGAAGCAATCGGTATGTAAGTCAAGTTTTGGATTTTAGCTCGAGGGATGCCGAAGACCCCTACCGTTATCGTTCTTTGACACATCTTAAGAGTGGGATATTCGTTGGCGAATGCGTAAGCGAAAGGGGAGAACTTGGACTTTCAAATAAGGAAGGTGAAACAATGAAAATTGTACGCCCACCAAGATCTATACCCGTAGAGTTGGAACAACAAAATGTGGCGATAAAATCCCTGATCTTTCAACATAGAATTTAA
- a CDS encoding transposase family protein, with translation MKMEKGANAKCRALTGLNQDEWITLLPVFSKLVEQRLRWYTLKGKKRKRPCYKEYENSSLPGSDRKLNFALMYSKENPNQTFYAQMFGLSQAKVSEWFSFLLPLLETSLNRLGMAPMTGGRFEYRDQGEEYLLADVTECEVPRKVNNAAQKEEYSGKSKRHTAKYLVFSAPNRKILYVSPLYPGSVHDKTIWDETEIQVDGPNILVDLGFLGADKENENVIIPHKKPKGKELTELQKQVNKGISSVRVGAEHAIGGIKRLKIIRNKIRLKYNDVRERVMMVAVGLHNLRCEFRT, from the coding sequence ATGAAGATGGAAAAAGGAGCTAACGCCAAATGTAGAGCTTTAACCGGTTTGAACCAAGACGAGTGGATCACTTTGCTCCCAGTCTTTTCTAAATTGGTGGAACAGCGCTTAAGATGGTACACCTTAAAAGGGAAGAAAAGGAAGAGACCCTGTTACAAAGAATATGAAAATTCGAGTTTACCGGGCAGTGACAGGAAGCTCAACTTCGCCCTGATGTATTCAAAGGAAAACCCGAACCAGACATTTTATGCACAAATGTTCGGCTTGTCACAGGCAAAAGTCAGCGAATGGTTTTCTTTTCTTCTTCCATTGCTTGAAACAAGTCTCAATCGGTTGGGAATGGCACCAATGACAGGCGGGAGATTCGAATATCGAGATCAGGGAGAAGAGTATTTACTCGCCGATGTCACTGAGTGCGAGGTTCCAAGAAAAGTAAACAATGCGGCGCAGAAAGAAGAGTACAGCGGGAAATCAAAGAGGCATACCGCCAAATATCTTGTGTTTTCCGCCCCAAACCGCAAGATTCTGTACGTAAGCCCGCTCTACCCGGGTTCCGTTCATGACAAAACGATCTGGGATGAAACCGAAATACAGGTTGACGGGCCGAATATCCTGGTAGATCTTGGCTTTTTGGGAGCGGACAAGGAGAATGAAAATGTGATTATTCCGCACAAAAAGCCAAAAGGAAAGGAATTGACCGAATTGCAGAAACAGGTCAACAAGGGAATCAGCTCGGTTAGGGTCGGAGCGGAACACGCAATAGGCGGGATTAAGCGTTTGAAGATAATCCGGAATAAGATCCGGCTAAAATATAACGACGTAAGAGAGAGGGTAATGATGGTGGCCGTAGGACTTCATAATTTGAGATGCGAATTCAGAACGTAA
- a CDS encoding DUF4373 domain-containing protein — protein MKKDAYYFSHDSNACHDQKIRLMLAEYGAEGYGWYWMLVELMRDESDHQLLRKGRGFLKALAHELHTDADKLAPFLDDCVNEYGLFREEDDYLWSDSLLERMAQVESKSQRRKDAANSRWSKKEEPRKKANNKARIQKNKADNVESGCKTDAMHMHCDTMKENESKGKQTKKNEIIEKETKGDTHAPEVAIIPELPFHSQEFNNLWDDWRHHLQTMGKAYRSPLLEKRALDRLRPYDEEFATELVEKALIKGWTDFHFEATPGRWKQVQNQKSRNREKNASNNACTGAFSAADLAYAFERIDAMHPEN, from the coding sequence ATGAAGAAAGACGCTTATTATTTCTCGCATGACAGTAACGCCTGCCACGACCAGAAAATACGCTTGATGTTGGCCGAATACGGGGCGGAGGGTTATGGCTGGTATTGGATGTTGGTGGAACTGATGCGCGACGAATCCGATCACCAGCTACTCCGTAAAGGGAGGGGATTCCTCAAAGCGCTGGCCCATGAACTCCATACAGATGCCGATAAGCTTGCGCCGTTTCTAGACGACTGCGTAAACGAATACGGTTTGTTCAGGGAAGAGGACGACTACCTTTGGTCCGATAGCCTATTGGAACGAATGGCGCAGGTGGAATCAAAAAGCCAAAGGCGCAAGGACGCGGCAAATAGCCGGTGGTCCAAAAAAGAAGAGCCCCGCAAAAAGGCGAACAATAAAGCCCGAATCCAAAAGAACAAGGCCGATAACGTAGAGTCCGGATGCAAAACCGATGCAATGCATATGCATTGTGATACAATGAAAGAAAACGAAAGCAAAGGAAAACAAACTAAAAAAAATGAAATAATAGAAAAGGAAACGAAAGGGGATACGCACGCACCCGAAGTGGCAATAATTCCAGAGCTTCCTTTCCATAGCCAAGAATTCAATAACCTTTGGGACGATTGGCGACACCACTTACAAACTATGGGCAAAGCCTACCGAAGTCCTCTTTTGGAAAAAAGGGCATTGGACCGGCTACGTCCCTACGATGAGGAATTCGCCACCGAGCTGGTGGAAAAAGCCTTGATAAAGGGCTGGACAGATTTTCATTTTGAGGCCACACCCGGCCGTTGGAAACAAGTACAAAACCAAAAATCAAGAAACCGTGAAAAAAACGCATCCAATAATGCCTGCACAGGAGCCTTCAGCGCCGCTGATCTCGCCTACGCCTTCGAACGAATCGACGCCATGCATCCGGAAAACTGA
- a CDS encoding SLATT domain-containing protein: protein MKNTPHLFEKIWNADRLPEHEKDYIFETYRELMDRWRKELDWYYKRSRTHRLKTKAVKNLAVILVGLAVLSPLLSDVAEHLGVTIATPEKGMGYTLGYVCFAFASAALLFDNVFGFSKGWIRYMTAKQKLDAELMRMRHRIQQKMVDTSVAPERLVQELLDIFHDTDHRNQQILMEETTQWSADMIKDYEHLKQAVAKRGK from the coding sequence ATGAAAAACACACCGCACCTTTTTGAAAAAATATGGAACGCCGACAGGTTACCCGAACACGAGAAAGATTATATCTTCGAGACTTATAGGGAACTGATGGACCGCTGGCGTAAGGAGCTTGATTGGTATTATAAGCGTAGCCGAACGCATCGGCTAAAAACGAAAGCGGTAAAGAATCTGGCGGTTATACTTGTTGGTTTGGCGGTGCTTAGTCCTTTGCTGTCGGACGTGGCCGAACATCTTGGAGTCACCATAGCTACACCGGAGAAGGGTATGGGCTATACTTTGGGCTACGTGTGTTTCGCGTTCGCCAGCGCGGCCTTGCTGTTTGACAATGTATTCGGTTTTTCGAAAGGCTGGATACGGTATATGACGGCCAAACAAAAGCTGGACGCCGAGCTGATGCGTATGAGACACCGTATACAGCAAAAAATGGTGGACACCAGCGTAGCGCCCGAACGTTTAGTCCAAGAGTTATTGGATATTTTTCATGATACGGACCACCGTAACCAGCAGATACTTATGGAAGAGACCACGCAATGGAGCGCCGATATGATCAAAGATTACGAACATTTAAAACAGGCTGTGGCGAAGAGGGGGAAATAA